One stretch of Xanthomonas sp. DAR 35659 DNA includes these proteins:
- a CDS encoding DNA methyltransferase, with product MDSRSWWTPPPDPPEHRLPEDLRQRDPLGARDVGWVSQMRPFVRQFSAPDACVLDPFCGFGSTLLAAALEGRRGLGLEIDAARAALARERLQRLGVQAQVRVGALPQRALEAPVDLCLTNVPYFGCDWPGAATPGQLYASADYAAYLRGLRAVFHAVRRNLREDGFCIAMVENIDLGGVVVPQAWDLARVLGSLFVPCAERVLCYPRDGAQALAPGDARSDRSHEYALIFQKRREPLDLAGSAQLLQALRADGFDYTVHGSYAAWCADPAAAARLPGDVDLLLPRDPGLLLRLLDWLRTRGFALSLWGEPLASPPTLAVLDAHHYLRAERRERGGGLLRLDLSLRPGPDSLTAG from the coding sequence CCGCCGGACCCGCCCGAACACCGGCTGCCCGAGGACCTGCGCCAGCGCGACCCGCTGGGTGCGCGCGACGTGGGCTGGGTCAGCCAGATGCGGCCGTTCGTGCGCCAGTTCAGCGCGCCGGACGCCTGCGTGCTCGATCCGTTCTGCGGCTTCGGCAGCACCTTGCTCGCCGCCGCGCTGGAGGGCCGGCGCGGGCTGGGACTGGAAATCGACGCAGCGCGCGCGGCGCTGGCGCGCGAGCGTCTGCAGCGGCTCGGCGTGCAGGCGCAGGTGCGGGTCGGCGCGTTGCCGCAGCGCGCGCTTGAAGCGCCGGTCGACCTGTGCCTGACCAACGTGCCGTATTTCGGTTGCGACTGGCCGGGCGCGGCCACGCCCGGCCAGCTCTACGCCAGCGCCGACTATGCGGCCTATCTGCGCGGGCTGCGCGCGGTGTTCCATGCGGTGCGCCGCAACCTGCGCGAGGACGGCTTCTGCATCGCGATGGTGGAGAACATCGACCTCGGTGGCGTCGTGGTGCCGCAGGCCTGGGACCTGGCGCGCGTGCTCGGCAGCCTGTTCGTGCCCTGCGCCGAGCGCGTTCTGTGCTATCCCCGCGATGGCGCGCAGGCGCTGGCGCCCGGCGACGCGCGCAGCGACCGCAGCCACGAATACGCCTTGATCTTCCAGAAGCGACGCGAGCCGCTCGACCTGGCTGGCAGCGCGCAGTTGCTGCAGGCTCTGCGCGCCGACGGATTCGACTACACCGTCCATGGCAGTTATGCGGCCTGGTGCGCCGATCCGGCCGCGGCCGCGCGCCTGCCCGGCGACGTGGACCTGTTGCTGCCGCGCGATCCCGGGCTGCTGCTGCGGCTGCTGGACTGGCTGCGGACGCGCGGCTTCGCGCTCAGTCTGTGGGGCGAGCCGTTGGCGTCGCCGCCGACTCTGGCGGTGCTCGATGCCCATCACTACCTGCGTGCCGAGCGCCGCGAGCGCGGCGGCGGCCTGCTGCGACTGGACCTGTCGCTGCGGCCGGGGCCCGATTCGCTAACCGCAGGGTGA
- a CDS encoding DUF2242 domain-containing protein yields the protein MSASSNVLALPALVLVAIGLSGCFNRKQDNLVKETFNSENTYSRSYPVQAAQACESARRTLLSQGYVVSKATADTVEGTKNFQPNDESHEQLELRVSCVAHGQNESWVFVSALQDRYALKKSANSASVGVGVLGSVSLPVGSSDDSLVRVASSTVQDSDFYKRFFERMAEYLPKAKPATAEPPSATPAKPEPAAAAPASASASPSPSPSPAAAAPAAPAPAAPAAPAVPAVPAAAPAAPAAATAPPEPAAPASTPPASAAAPAPAAEVTPAPAVAAQAQADTTPAPAAPTSSTTATSE from the coding sequence ATGTCCGCTTCCTCCAACGTCCTCGCCCTTCCCGCGCTCGTGCTGGTCGCGATCGGCCTGAGCGGCTGCTTCAACCGCAAGCAGGACAACCTGGTGAAGGAGACCTTCAACTCCGAGAACACATATTCGCGCAGCTACCCGGTGCAGGCCGCGCAGGCCTGCGAATCGGCGCGGCGCACCTTGCTGAGCCAGGGCTACGTGGTCTCCAAGGCCACCGCCGACACGGTCGAGGGCACCAAGAATTTCCAGCCCAACGACGAATCGCACGAGCAACTGGAGTTGCGCGTGTCGTGCGTGGCGCATGGCCAGAACGAATCCTGGGTATTCGTCAGTGCGCTGCAGGACCGCTATGCGTTGAAGAAGAGCGCCAACTCGGCCAGCGTCGGCGTCGGCGTGCTCGGCTCGGTGTCGCTGCCGGTCGGCAGCAGCGACGACTCGCTGGTGCGCGTGGCCAGCAGCACGGTACAGGACAGCGATTTCTACAAGCGTTTCTTCGAGCGCATGGCGGAGTACCTGCCGAAGGCCAAGCCGGCCACCGCCGAACCGCCATCGGCCACGCCGGCCAAGCCGGAACCTGCTGCTGCGGCACCGGCATCGGCATCGGCATCACCATCACCATCACCATCACCAGCAGCAGCAGCACCAGCAGCACCAGCACCAGCAGCACCAGCAGCACCGGCAGTGCCAGCAGTGCCAGCCGCGGCACCCGCGGCACCCGCCGCGGCGACAGCGCCACCGGAACCTGCCGCGCCGGCATCGACACCGCCCGCATCGGCGGCTGCGCCTGCACCGGCGGCAGAGGTGACGCCGGCGCCTGCGGTGGCGGCACAGGCGCAAGCCGACACCACACCCGCGCCGGCCGCACCGACTTCGAGCACCACCGCCACGTCCGAGTAA
- a CDS encoding glycine zipper 2TM domain-containing protein, with product MNTVKSALCLTVLAVATAAAPLAQAQRHYGPEDAGRRFNDGTRVHCKKVAVQKNSTDPDRIGGTLAGAAIGGLLGNQVGKGDGKKLATVGGAVAGGATGRYIQGQRQQANGNRRVETVCKRY from the coding sequence ATGAATACCGTCAAATCCGCGTTGTGTCTCACCGTGCTCGCCGTCGCCACTGCTGCCGCGCCGTTGGCGCAGGCGCAGCGTCACTACGGTCCGGAAGACGCCGGGCGCCGCTTCAACGACGGCACCCGCGTGCACTGCAAGAAGGTCGCGGTGCAGAAGAACAGCACCGACCCCGATCGTATCGGCGGTACCTTGGCCGGCGCGGCCATCGGTGGCCTGCTCGGCAACCAGGTCGGCAAGGGCGACGGCAAAAAGCTGGCCACGGTCGGCGGCGCGGTCGCCGGTGGCGCCACCGGTCGCTACATCCAGGGCCAGCGCCAGCAGGCCAATGGTAACCGTCGCGTCGAGACCGTCTGCAAGCGCTATTGA
- a CDS encoding TIGR01777 family oxidoreductase: protein MHVLVTGGTGFIGRALCPALLQAGHRVSVLTRDTARAARSVPGAQPLQDLSEAAPADAVINLAGEPLSDRRWDETRKRRFRTSRLGTTRALLDWIAQFDAAQRPRCLLSGSAIGYYGDRGSDLLDERSAAGADFAAQLCRDWEAEALQAQALGVRTSLVRTGVVLDGDGGALARMLLPFRLGLGGRMGDGRQWMSWIHRDDHVGLLLWLLQHGGEGAYNATAPAPATNADFAAQLGHVLHRPALLPAPAAALRLAFGEMADLLLGSQRVVPARAQQEGYVFRYRELEPALRAAIA, encoded by the coding sequence ATGCATGTGCTCGTCACCGGCGGCACCGGATTCATCGGCCGTGCGCTGTGCCCCGCCCTGCTGCAGGCAGGCCACCGCGTCAGCGTGCTGACCCGCGATACGGCGCGCGCGGCGCGCAGCGTGCCAGGCGCGCAGCCGCTACAGGATCTGAGCGAGGCGGCGCCAGCGGACGCGGTGATCAACCTGGCCGGCGAACCGCTGAGCGACCGACGCTGGGACGAGACCCGCAAGCGCCGCTTCCGCACCTCGCGGCTGGGCACCACGCGCGCACTGCTGGACTGGATCGCGCAGTTCGACGCCGCGCAACGCCCGCGCTGCCTGTTGTCCGGCTCGGCGATCGGCTATTACGGCGACCGCGGCAGCGACCTGCTCGACGAACGCAGCGCGGCCGGCGCGGATTTCGCGGCACAGCTATGCCGCGACTGGGAAGCCGAGGCGCTGCAGGCGCAGGCCCTGGGCGTGCGCACCAGCCTGGTCCGCACGGGTGTCGTGCTCGACGGCGACGGCGGCGCGCTGGCGCGGATGCTGCTGCCGTTCCGGCTCGGCCTGGGCGGGCGCATGGGCGATGGCCGGCAGTGGATGAGCTGGATCCATCGCGACGACCACGTCGGCCTGTTGCTGTGGCTGCTGCAGCACGGCGGCGAAGGCGCCTACAACGCCACCGCGCCGGCGCCGGCGACCAATGCGGACTTCGCCGCGCAGCTCGGCCATGTCCTGCATCGGCCGGCATTGCTGCCGGCACCGGCCGCGGCGTTGCGTCTGGCCTTCGGCGAAATGGCCGACCTGTTGCTGGGCAGCCAACGGGTAGTGCCAGCGCGCGCGCAGCAGGAAGGCTATGTGTTCCGCTATCGGGAGTTGGAGCCGGCGCTACGCGCCGCGATCGCCTAG
- the gnd gene encoding phosphogluconate dehydrogenase (NAD(+)-dependent, decarboxylating) → MDLGLVGLGRMGANMAERLVRGGHRVVGFDLGEAARSAAQQRGVETVETMAALVAALPAPRALWLMVPAGKIVDDTLAALLPLLSRGDVVVDGGNSYYKDSMRRAAELAAHGIDYVDCGTSGGVWGLQEGYSLMIGGDAAAVHRLDPLFATLAPAADAGWGRVGPSGAGHFTKMVHNGIEYGMMQAYAEGFALMGRKQEFDLDLHQIAEVWRQGSVVRSWLLDLCADALGSNPNLAGIAPYVEDSGEGRWTVAEAIDLNVPAPVITLSLLERLRSRDTDSFTDKLLAAMRNQFGGHAIKHETPSVPPSGPVAGS, encoded by the coding sequence ATGGATCTGGGACTTGTAGGGTTGGGCCGCATGGGCGCCAACATGGCCGAGCGGCTGGTGCGCGGCGGCCATCGCGTGGTCGGGTTCGACCTGGGCGAGGCGGCGCGCAGCGCGGCGCAGCAGCGTGGCGTGGAAACGGTGGAGACGATGGCGGCACTGGTGGCGGCGTTGCCCGCGCCGCGCGCGCTGTGGCTGATGGTGCCGGCCGGCAAGATCGTCGACGACACCCTGGCCGCGCTGTTGCCGCTGCTGAGCCGCGGCGACGTGGTCGTGGACGGCGGCAATTCGTACTACAAGGATTCGATGCGCCGCGCCGCCGAGCTGGCCGCGCACGGCATCGACTATGTCGACTGCGGCACCAGCGGCGGCGTGTGGGGCCTGCAGGAGGGCTACAGCCTGATGATCGGCGGCGACGCGGCGGCGGTGCACCGGCTCGATCCGCTGTTCGCCACACTGGCGCCGGCCGCCGACGCCGGCTGGGGCCGGGTCGGTCCCAGCGGCGCCGGCCACTTCACCAAGATGGTCCACAACGGCATCGAGTACGGAATGATGCAGGCCTATGCCGAGGGCTTCGCGCTGATGGGGCGCAAGCAGGAGTTCGATCTGGACCTGCACCAGATCGCCGAGGTCTGGCGCCAGGGCAGCGTGGTGCGCTCGTGGCTGCTGGATCTGTGCGCCGACGCGCTGGGCAGCAATCCGAACCTGGCCGGCATCGCGCCCTACGTGGAGGATTCCGGCGAAGGCCGCTGGACCGTGGCCGAGGCGATCGACCTCAACGTGCCGGCGCCGGTGATCACCCTGTCGCTGCTGGAACGGCTGCGCTCGCGCGATACCGATTCGTTCACGGACAAGCTGCTGGCGGCGATGCGCAACCAGTTCGGCGGGCACGCGATCAAGCACGAGACACCGAGCGTGCCGCCATCCGGTCCGGTGGCCGGGAGCTGA
- a CDS encoding oxidoreductase has translation MDDRPFNLALLGYGFVGRVFHAPLIAHTPGLRLHTIVSSRHDEAAAAYPQARIVADPQQAFADPQIDAVVVATPNQTHAPLALAALAQGKHVLVDKPFTLDLDEAQQVLAQAQRVGRVASVFQNRRWDGDFLTVQRLLADQRLGAIAEFHSHFDRHRPRVGDRWREHALPGSGLWFDLGPHLLDQALQLFGAPETIQVDLAQQRDGAQATDYFHAVLRYGRLRAVLHAGALVAANGLRFAVHGERGSYVKHGLDTQEAQLRAGLTPAVPHWGEDPLDGQLTLVDEDGSATTQALPTERGDYRRCYAGFRDALAGRAPAPVDAAQALAVMRLLELGQRSAAEGRTLALD, from the coding sequence ATGGATGATCGTCCCTTCAACCTCGCCCTGCTCGGCTACGGCTTCGTCGGCCGCGTGTTCCACGCGCCGCTGATCGCGCACACGCCGGGCCTGCGGCTGCATACCATCGTCTCCAGCCGGCATGACGAAGCCGCCGCGGCCTATCCGCAGGCGCGCATCGTCGCCGACCCGCAGCAGGCGTTCGCCGACCCTCAGATCGACGCGGTGGTGGTGGCCACGCCCAACCAGACCCATGCGCCGCTGGCGCTGGCGGCCCTGGCCCAGGGCAAGCACGTGCTGGTGGACAAGCCGTTCACCCTGGACCTGGACGAGGCGCAGCAGGTGCTGGCGCAGGCGCAGCGGGTCGGGCGCGTCGCCAGCGTGTTCCAGAACCGACGCTGGGACGGCGACTTCCTCACCGTGCAGCGCCTGCTCGCCGACCAGCGCCTGGGCGCGATCGCCGAGTTCCACTCGCATTTCGACCGCCACCGTCCGCGGGTCGGCGACCGCTGGCGCGAGCATGCGCTGCCCGGCTCGGGCCTGTGGTTCGACCTGGGGCCGCACCTGCTCGACCAGGCCCTGCAATTGTTCGGCGCGCCCGAGACGATCCAGGTGGACCTGGCGCAACAGCGCGATGGCGCGCAGGCGACCGACTACTTCCATGCCGTGCTGCGTTACGGGCGGCTGCGCGCGGTGCTGCATGCCGGCGCGCTGGTCGCCGCGAATGGGCTGCGCTTCGCCGTGCATGGCGAGCGCGGCAGCTACGTCAAGCACGGCCTGGACACGCAGGAGGCGCAGTTGCGCGCCGGCCTCACGCCGGCCGTGCCGCACTGGGGCGAGGATCCGCTCGACGGCCAGTTGACCCTGGTCGACGAGGACGGCAGCGCCACCACGCAGGCGCTGCCAACCGAGCGCGGCGACTACCGCCGCTGCTATGCCGGCTTCCGCGACGCGCTGGCCGGACGCGCGCCCGCGCCGGTGGATGCGGCGCAGGCGCTGGCGGTGATGCGGCTGCTGGAACTGGGCCAGCGCAGCGCCGCCGAAGGCCGCACGCTGGCGCTGGACTGA
- a CDS encoding BON domain-containing protein, with protein MKKFTSPTLLSTALAFGLTVAAGQALAVDPPTTASKDHDSMAHADGTKHDSKEPVTDTWITTKVKADLLATKDVSGTDIKVETVNGTVKLSGTVESKAQHDKAVSVTKMIDGVKKVDASGLKVSSAAKR; from the coding sequence ATGAAGAAGTTCACATCGCCCACGCTGCTCAGCACTGCTCTCGCCTTCGGCCTGACCGTGGCCGCCGGCCAGGCGCTCGCCGTCGATCCGCCGACCACCGCCAGCAAGGACCATGACAGCATGGCCCACGCCGACGGCACCAAGCACGACTCCAAGGAGCCGGTCACCGATACCTGGATCACCACCAAGGTGAAGGCCGACCTGCTCGCCACCAAGGACGTCTCCGGCACCGACATCAAGGTGGAGACGGTCAACGGCACGGTCAAGCTGTCCGGCACCGTCGAGAGCAAGGCCCAGCACGACAAGGCTGTGTCGGTCACCAAGATGATCGACGGGGTCAAGAAGGTTGACGCCTCCGGCCTGAAGGTCAGCAGCGCCGCCAAGCGCTGA
- a CDS encoding ATP-binding protein has product MLNRQLEGKVEQISEVNRELEAFSYSVSHDLRAPLRHVAGFADKLARHLGADADEKSRHYLEVIGTSARRMASLIDDLLVYSRLGRSALRLQAVDMQSLVAETRSVLDANFQSDHADSGHRIEWTIAPLPILVADENMMRQLWLNLLGNAVKYSAKREVAVIEVDYQLQPDGSHHFSVRDNGAGFDMAYAAKLFGVFQRLHKASEYSGTGIGLASVRRVLTRHGGHIWADAAPDQGATFHFVLPPALEAPSNESIA; this is encoded by the coding sequence ATGCTGAACCGGCAGTTGGAAGGCAAGGTGGAGCAGATCTCCGAGGTCAACCGCGAACTGGAGGCCTTCAGCTACTCGGTCTCGCACGACCTGCGCGCGCCGTTGCGGCACGTCGCCGGCTTCGCCGACAAGCTGGCGCGCCACCTGGGCGCCGATGCCGACGAGAAGAGCCGCCACTACCTGGAAGTGATCGGCACCTCGGCGCGGCGCATGGCCTCGCTGATCGACGACCTGCTGGTGTACTCGCGCCTGGGCCGCAGCGCGCTGCGCCTGCAGGCGGTGGACATGCAGTCGCTGGTGGCGGAAACGCGCTCGGTGCTGGACGCCAATTTCCAGTCCGACCATGCCGACAGCGGCCACCGCATCGAGTGGACCATCGCGCCGCTGCCGATCCTGGTCGCCGACGAGAACATGATGCGCCAGCTGTGGCTGAACCTGCTCGGCAACGCGGTCAAGTACAGCGCCAAGCGCGAGGTCGCGGTGATCGAGGTCGATTACCAGTTGCAGCCCGATGGCAGCCACCATTTCAGCGTGCGCGACAACGGCGCCGGCTTCGACATGGCCTACGCGGCCAAGCTGTTCGGCGTGTTCCAGCGCCTGCACAAGGCCAGCGAATACTCCGGCACCGGCATCGGCCTGGCCAGCGTGCGCCGCGTGCTGACCCGCCACGGCGGCCATATCTGGGCCGATGCGGCGCCGGACCAGGGCGCCACCTTCCATTTCGTGTTACCCCCCGCGCTAGAAGCGCCCTCCAACGAGTCGATCGCATGA
- a CDS encoding response regulator, with amino-acid sequence MTAIRTILLAEDSPADAEMAIDALRDARLANPIVHVEDGVEAMDYLLRRGAYADREEGLPAVLLLDIKMPRMDGLEVLKLVRTDEALKRLPVVILSSSREESDLARSWDLGVNAYVVKPVDVDQFFTAVKTLGTFWAVINQAPDEE; translated from the coding sequence ATGACCGCCATCCGCACCATCCTGCTTGCCGAAGACAGCCCCGCCGATGCCGAGATGGCGATCGATGCGCTGCGCGACGCGCGTCTGGCCAATCCCATCGTGCACGTCGAGGACGGCGTGGAGGCGATGGACTACCTGCTGCGCCGCGGCGCCTACGCCGACCGCGAGGAAGGCCTGCCGGCGGTGCTGCTGCTGGACATCAAGATGCCGCGCATGGACGGGCTGGAAGTGCTCAAGCTGGTGCGGACCGACGAGGCGCTCAAGCGCCTGCCGGTGGTGATCCTGTCGTCCTCGCGCGAGGAAAGCGATCTGGCGCGCAGCTGGGATCTGGGCGTCAATGCCTACGTGGTCAAGCCGGTGGACGTGGACCAGTTCTTCACCGCGGTGAAGACCCTGGGCACGTTCTGGGCGGTGATCAATCAGGCGCCGGACGAAGAGTAA
- a CDS encoding response regulator, translating to MPTTGPKLGPIRILMVEDSPEDAELLSDQLLESGLEATFQRVESEDALRAALRDFAPDVVLSDLSMPGFSGHQALRVLREHGNAVPFIFVSGTIGEETAVQALRDGANDYIIKHNPTRLPSAVARAIREARTERERQRVEGELMRAQRLESLALLAAGLSHDLRNILQPLLIVPELMIGRSDDPQLRHLAEVIAECGRRGHEMAESMLSFVRGSRTPSERVSIAGLFQAMQMLLKSSLPDGVRLQVDVADAELSVEANYTELQQCLLNLGLNAIQAMPEGGTLTFSAVPALGADGGEQVRILVRDSGIGMDADTQARLFSPFFTTKPDGTGLGLISCKRIVESYGGSIRVDSTPGEGTCFELLIPLRGHAPSAEPEQALPIGKGQRVLLVDGEATRLSLLGNALSSQGYRPQLASDGAAALREVREHGMPDLVIVDSDIILLSAVSLLLALQDMDYRGPAIVLEDADTALQRGHFPREIAVHVLRKPLEMQRVFRAVAHALESG from the coding sequence ATGCCCACGACCGGCCCCAAGCTCGGCCCGATCCGGATCCTGATGGTGGAGGATTCGCCGGAGGATGCCGAGCTGCTGTCCGATCAGTTGCTGGAATCGGGACTGGAAGCGACCTTCCAGCGCGTGGAGAGCGAGGACGCGCTGCGCGCGGCGCTGCGCGACTTCGCCCCCGATGTCGTGCTGTCGGACCTGAGCATGCCGGGCTTCTCGGGGCATCAGGCGCTGCGCGTGCTGCGCGAACACGGCAACGCGGTGCCCTTCATCTTCGTCTCCGGCACCATCGGCGAGGAGACCGCGGTGCAGGCGCTGCGCGACGGCGCCAACGACTACATCATCAAGCACAACCCGACCCGGCTGCCCTCGGCGGTAGCGCGCGCGATCCGCGAGGCGCGCACCGAGCGCGAGCGCCAGCGCGTGGAAGGCGAACTGATGCGCGCGCAGCGGCTGGAGAGCCTGGCGCTGCTCGCCGCGGGCCTCAGCCACGACCTGCGCAACATCCTGCAGCCGCTGCTGATCGTGCCGGAGTTGATGATCGGCCGCAGCGACGACCCGCAACTGCGGCACCTGGCCGAGGTCATCGCCGAGTGCGGGCGCCGCGGCCACGAGATGGCCGAATCGATGCTGTCGTTCGTGCGCGGCTCGCGCACGCCCAGCGAGCGGGTCTCCATCGCCGGCCTGTTCCAGGCGATGCAGATGCTGCTCAAGAGCAGCCTGCCCGATGGGGTCCGCCTGCAGGTGGACGTCGCCGATGCCGAGCTGTCGGTCGAGGCCAACTACACAGAATTGCAGCAGTGCCTGCTCAATCTCGGCCTGAACGCGATCCAGGCGATGCCCGAGGGCGGCACGCTGACCTTCTCCGCGGTGCCGGCGCTGGGCGCCGACGGCGGCGAGCAGGTCCGCATCCTGGTCCGCGACAGCGGCATCGGCATGGATGCGGACACGCAGGCGCGGCTGTTCAGTCCGTTCTTCACCACCAAGCCCGACGGCACCGGCCTGGGCCTGATCTCGTGCAAGCGCATCGTCGAAAGCTACGGCGGCAGCATCCGAGTGGACAGCACGCCGGGCGAGGGCACCTGCTTCGAGCTGCTGATCCCGCTGCGCGGCCATGCGCCCTCGGCCGAGCCGGAGCAGGCGCTGCCGATCGGCAAGGGCCAGCGCGTGCTACTGGTGGACGGCGAGGCCACGCGCCTGTCGCTGCTCGGCAACGCCCTGTCCAGCCAGGGCTACCGGCCGCAGCTGGCGTCCGACGGCGCCGCGGCGCTGCGCGAGGTGCGCGAACACGGCATGCCGGACCTGGTGATCGTGGACAGCGACATCATCCTGCTGTCGGCGGTGAGCCTGCTGCTGGCGCTGCAGGACATGGACTATCGCGGCCCGGCGATCGTGCTCGAGGACGCCGACACCGCACTGCAGCGCGGCCACTTCCCGCGCGAGATCGCCGTGCACGTGCTGCGCAAGCCGCTGGAAATGCAGCGCGTGTTCCGCGCGGTGGCGCATGCCCTTGAGAGTGGTTGA
- a CDS encoding 20S proteasome subunit A/B, with protein MTYCVGIEVDEGLVFAADTRTNASLDDVRVHRKLHVFEYPGQAVFALMSAGNLATTQLAISKLQRDADDPDAPRSLRSFKHLFEVAEYVGEVLVSSQVKLSDQSQHSGVSVQSTLILGGQIAGERPGLYMIYPLGNAIATSPETPYLQIGESKYGKPILDRIIRPEMQLEDAARTALVSLDSTIRSNLSVGMPIDLALIRRNDLRVTERLRLEADTPLYAEIHDTWSRKLENAVRTLPRFPWEPALSADNDNDNRGTLPPLPPRRTPARRDPEDQSAQQ; from the coding sequence ATGACATATTGCGTAGGCATCGAAGTGGACGAAGGCCTGGTCTTCGCCGCAGACACACGCACCAACGCCTCGCTGGACGACGTGCGCGTGCATCGCAAGCTGCATGTGTTCGAGTATCCGGGCCAGGCGGTGTTCGCGCTGATGTCGGCCGGCAACCTGGCCACCACGCAGTTGGCGATCTCCAAGCTGCAGCGCGACGCCGACGATCCGGACGCGCCGCGCAGCCTGCGCTCGTTCAAGCATCTGTTCGAGGTCGCCGAGTACGTGGGCGAGGTGCTGGTCTCCAGCCAGGTCAAGCTCTCCGACCAGTCCCAGCACAGCGGCGTCAGCGTGCAGTCCACGCTGATCCTGGGCGGGCAGATCGCCGGCGAACGGCCCGGGCTGTACATGATCTACCCGCTCGGCAACGCCATCGCCACCTCGCCGGAAACGCCCTACCTGCAGATCGGCGAGTCCAAGTACGGCAAGCCGATCCTGGACCGCATCATCCGCCCGGAGATGCAGTTGGAGGACGCCGCGCGCACCGCGCTGGTGTCGCTGGACTCGACCATCCGCTCCAACCTGTCGGTGGGCATGCCGATCGACCTGGCGCTGATCCGCCGCAACGACCTGCGCGTGACCGAGCGCCTGCGCCTGGAAGCGGACACGCCGCTGTACGCGGAGATCCACGACACCTGGTCGCGCAAGCTGGAGAACGCGGTGCGCACCTTGCCGCGCTTCCCGTGGGAGCCGGCGCTGAGCGCCGACAACGACAACGACAACCGCGGCACCCTGCCGCCGCTCCCCCCGCGCCGCACCCCGGCCCGCCGCGATCCGGAAGACCAGTCGGCGCAGCAGTAG
- the folK gene encoding 2-amino-4-hydroxy-6-hydroxymethyldihydropteridine diphosphokinase, whose translation MTTVLLSLGSNLRPQHYLHAAIAALRQRFGPIAVSPTYRTAAVGFDGPAFLNNAVSLQTDWELEPLDAWLHALEDAHGRDRSGPRFSDRTLDIDVVFYGDRIVEGPGHLRIPRPELRHAFVLKPLADIAADFVDPVSGRTLGALWQAHAQFGEAFEVVALGEAGSGESGMGNRGARCD comes from the coding sequence ATGACCACCGTGCTCCTCAGCCTGGGCAGCAACCTGCGCCCGCAGCACTACCTGCATGCCGCGATCGCGGCGCTGCGACAGCGTTTCGGCCCGATCGCGGTGTCCCCGACCTACCGCACCGCGGCGGTCGGGTTCGACGGCCCGGCCTTCCTGAACAATGCGGTATCGCTGCAGACCGATTGGGAGCTGGAGCCGCTGGATGCGTGGCTGCATGCGCTGGAGGACGCGCACGGGCGCGACCGCAGCGGTCCGCGCTTCAGCGACCGCACCCTGGACATCGACGTGGTGTTCTATGGCGACCGCATCGTCGAGGGCCCGGGCCACCTGCGCATCCCGCGCCCGGAGCTGCGCCACGCCTTCGTGCTGAAGCCGCTGGCCGACATCGCCGCCGACTTCGTCGACCCGGTCAGCGGGCGCACCCTGGGCGCGTTGTGGCAGGCGCATGCGCAGTTCGGGGAGGCATTCGAGGTGGTGGCGCTCGGTGAAGCCGGGAGTGGGGAATCGGGAATGGGGAATCGGGGAGCGCGCTGCGACTGA
- a CDS encoding pteridine reductase, with protein sequence MTETKVALITGSARRIGAGIARRLHAAGYRVALHAHTSQTELQALAEELERARAGSTLTLSADLRDVAQLPALVTQCVQRFGRLDALVNNASNFYPTPLAEATPAQWDDLFAVNARAPLFLAQAAAAPLRARHGAIVNITDLHAEQPLRAHPLYGAAKAALAMLTRSLALELAPQVRVNAIAPGAILWPEAGKDSAAQQALLARTPLARTGRVEEIAEAVRWLLDDAGFVTGQTLRVDGGRGLS encoded by the coding sequence ATGACCGAAACCAAAGTCGCCCTGATCACCGGCAGCGCGCGCCGCATCGGCGCCGGCATCGCCCGACGCCTGCACGCGGCCGGCTACCGGGTGGCGCTGCACGCGCATACCTCGCAGACCGAACTGCAGGCGCTGGCCGAGGAACTGGAACGCGCACGCGCCGGCAGCACCCTGACCCTGTCGGCCGACCTGCGCGACGTGGCGCAGTTGCCGGCACTGGTGACGCAGTGCGTGCAGCGCTTCGGCCGGCTCGACGCGCTGGTCAACAACGCCTCCAACTTCTACCCCACCCCGCTGGCCGAGGCGACGCCGGCGCAGTGGGACGACCTGTTCGCGGTCAATGCACGCGCGCCGCTGTTTCTGGCCCAGGCCGCGGCCGCGCCGCTGCGCGCGCGCCACGGCGCGATCGTGAACATCACCGACCTGCACGCCGAGCAACCGCTACGCGCGCACCCGCTATACGGCGCGGCCAAGGCGGCACTGGCCATGCTGACCCGCTCGCTGGCGCTGGAACTGGCGCCGCAGGTGCGGGTGAACGCCATCGCCCCGGGCGCGATCCTGTGGCCGGAGGCCGGCAAGGACAGCGCCGCGCAACAGGCGCTGCTGGCGCGCACGCCGCTGGCGCGGACCGGCCGTGTCGAGGAGATCGCCGAAGCGGTGCGCTGGCTGCTCGACGACGCCGGCTTCGTCACCGGGCAGACGCTGCGGGTGGATGGGGGACGGGGGCTTTCTTGA